Genomic DNA from Hordeum vulgare subsp. vulgare chromosome 2H, MorexV3_pseudomolecules_assembly, whole genome shotgun sequence:
ACCCGAACGTGGCAGCCATCTCCTGCTCCCCCATGTCCTCCACCGCGCCGCCGCCAGCGCCCAAGGTGCGCAGCAGATCCGGGACACGGTCCTTAGCACGTTTGATCAGGTCGACCACCTCGTTCATGCCGCCATCCCCGGCGCCGGCCACCTCTCCGGTCGTGGCGAACGCGAGCTGCGCCACCGCGCAGTTTCCGTAGTACCCTGCCGCCGCGCCGACGTGCTTGCGCACGTTCACGAAGAAGGCCAGCGGCGCCGGTGTGGACATGTCGTAGTCCGGGTAATCGCCGATGATGGCGCGGGTGCGGCACCGCCAGAGCACCGCGACCGCCGCCTCGAACGTCGTGCAGTACCCGCCGTCGCTGGAGTGGGCGGCCTTGTACTCGGACTTGATGCGGTTGATGAGCATGACCGGGACGGTGACGTCCAGGTAGACGAGGCCCATGCCTCCGCGGTCCAGCATCAGCCACTGCTTCGCGGCGACCACCGGCGGCGAGAGCAGCGGCAGGGAGACCGCGCGGCCGTCCCTGACGGGTGCAACGGATGGCCCCAAGACATCATCGGCTTCAGCGCGGGCGAGCTCGCCAACGGCCTGCAGGAACTGCGCCATGCCGTCGCCGTCCGCCAGCGTGTGGTTCCACGTGACGCCGACGGTGAACCCGCCGCAGGCGAACTCGGTGACCTGCATCAGCAGCAGCGGGTCGGTGCGCCGGCAGCCCTCCGCCCCCGCCGGGTACGACACCGCTAGGTCATCCAGGAGGGACGTGGAGAAAGGCGCGTCGAGGAGCCCGTGGTCCTCCAGGGCGTAGCCCGCCGACGCGGCCACAAAGGGCACACCCTCGCCGGTGCACGCGACGTGGAGGAGACCGCCGTCCTCGCCGTTCTCggcggcgaggcggccggcgACTGGCTGGTAGTGGACGAGCGCCCGGGAGAGGCCCTTCTTGACGGCCTCCACGGGCTGGTGCAcggggccgtcgaagatgaggagcGCGGCGACCTGGAAGCCCACGTAGCTGCTGTCCCACGAGGAGAGCTGCACCACTTGCGTCGCCGACGTCTTCCCCGGTGCCGGCTCGGTGGACGGCCGTACCATCACCGGCGGGCACTTGCTCACGGCGAAGCTCATCTTGATGTGCTGTCCTGTGGAGTCTTGTAAAGCAGGTGGAGTGTGTTGTGTGTATGGTGTAGTGGGACTATATGGTGTATGTATCGGTGCAAGGTTAATCCTGTGGTTGGGTACTGCAAGGAGAGTGCATGTTTATTTCCTACCTATGCAAATTTAAGACAGGTAATTTGGAAGGAAGGGAGTATTTATTTATCTTGAACGTACTTGCCCTAGAGCCGTATCTAGACAAATCATTCTGAAACCACAACATGTTCAAATATCTTCCTACCCAGGAACGAAGCCAACATGCAAGCGCGGGGGTGCAAATTTGTTTATGGAGGGGGCAGAGTTCATATAAAGTAAAAGAATAGGTACAACAACCATTATTACTGTAGAAAAATTAATTTGTTAGGGGGGTCTAGCCCCTCCCCCCTGTCCCCCCTAGAATCGTCCCTTTCCTACCTATCCAAATTTAAGACAAGTAGTTTGGAACGAAGCTAGTATATATTTACTTACCTTGAACGTACAAGGCGAGAGGTCTGCCCATTTTCATTATGATAGGATAAACAAAACACAAAGTGACCTGATTTATAAGTTACAAAAAAAAATGTGACCTGATTTATAAGGAAACTAGACAAACACCATAAAGAAGAAAAACACAACCCCATCGAATTTTGGGGTAATAATCACATCCACTCTGCTTTAGCATGGCCCAATGATAATAAGGGAAGTGCTCTTCGACAATGTCTCCATGGACGCCCTCATTGGTGGCAATGACCCCCGTCCAGTCCAAAGCTTTTGACAGGGCTAGAGCCGAGACTTTGCCAAACATTAACAGACCTCTTGGAGGAAGCCTAACCACACTGTGAACTTGTGAGATAGAGCCGAGACTTTGCTCAACATTCCTCGGCGACGAACGAAACCAAACGAATTAAACACACCACCATGGAGGAAAGTTTGAATTCAAGTTGGCGCCCACACACCACACACCCTCAAAAATGCTACACCTACGTAAGAATTTAACGTAAACTTACGTTCTTTCCTCCTTCAACCAATCACCCTCCCCATGATTCTCACCGGATGGGCCTGTTCCTTTTCCTCTTCCAACCAACACATGCCACATCATCACGTACGTAAGTTTACGTTAACAACTTACGTGGATGTAGCAAAACTGACACACCCTCGGCGACGAACCAAACGAAACAAGGATGTGGTCAATTGGCTACCCAAGGATCTGTTTGTATTTTTCTGTTATTCTGGGGTGTGTTGGATCACTGGCTCTTTGCAATCTAGCCCTACAGTTCATTTCGCAAGAAAAAAGCTTATGATTTTCATTTGATTTTGGAAAAGATTATGTTGGATTTACTTTTGTCGGAACGAAACAATTTTTTGTGCAAACTCAATCCAGTCAAAATGAAGGTCCAATGCGTATGACTTTGCAACCATACGTTCCTTTTTTTCCATGCGAATCAAGGAGATAGGCCTAGTATCCTATACATATATATTAGCAAGTCATGCATTTCAGTCAtaagatttttttattttttttgagttaAGTATTATGTTGCCATCTAGCGTATGTGTCGCAGATCTTTGGAGCATAACCGAGTTGTTCATGGTGCACATTTTATTACAAAATGACACATGGTTTAATGGTTAATTACAATGTAATTCTTGAACATTCTTACACTTGATTTTTCTCTAGTGTAAGTTACTTTTCAAGCTCATATGAATTGAACAATTTTAACAGATTCCCACCGTGAATCTTGATCTTGTAGAATCCTATGGTTTTATGATCGGCCATAGTCCCACCGTGAATCTTGATCTTGTAGGAGCCATGTAGAGTCGTGACTCCACCGTGGAGTATGTATATATGTCTAGTTCTACCACCTTCTTGAGCGATTGATCCATTAAATTGTGACATGATACAATGCCAAACTCCAGAGTTATTTTCACTTGCATGCAAGTAGCTTTCTACTAGCTAGTTCGTGGGAGTCTGATTCTGATATTGGACAAGCGTCAATTATGGCCTGCACGGACCATCAATGATGAGGAGCACTAAAACATGGAAGCCCATGTACGTAGCTCTTGCCCCGCCACGAGTGCTGCATCGCTTGCGCAATTGTATTCCCAGACACCACCACCACGGACCGACCATCACCAGCGACGATTTGTTCACCACGTAGCTCATGATAATTTTGGTGGTTTCAGCTAGGTACTACTAGTAGCTAGTGGCTGTGGAGGAATGCAACTTTGGCATATATATATTGCATCGCATATGGTGTATAATTACTACTAGTACCCCCTATTTTTCACAATATGAATAGGCAAATTATTTATTTTGTGAATAGGCAAATTTGGTCAAAATATATATATGAACTTTGACTTTTTAAAATATCTATACCTACTAcattatgggacagagggagtatcgtATTGTTGAAAGGTCATACTAGTTCAGATATGGCAAGATTCCAATCAAAATTGTGCATTTCTGCGTGGCTCTACTACGAGAATAGTGGAGTGGAATGAAACTGATGTCGGTCTCAACTTTCAGTCACCATCGAAATTAAGGTTACGGGACCATATATATGTATCTCTTCGCTTGTGTGCATACATAGCCACGGGATTATTGTTGGTCACGTGGATTTCCCGACGATGATAAGCACTATGTGGCTGTGGCTGTCCGATGATGCCGTGCACTCACTGAGCTAGCTACCGTCCATTAGAGCATCTATATATTAATTCGGACTCTTCGTTTTAACCGGGCGGACCCAACCGACCCTTAAAACCTTCTTAAATATTCGAGCTATCTGACACTTCTTATATTGTCTTCATGTATGAGATGAGTTTGAGGTGCGCCCGTCATGTTTGGTCAATGGTCTTGCAACCGTCACATAGAATTTGATCAATATTTTTTCTTtgtttattctttctttttctttttatcacTACACATCTTCACCCATCACATGCATATGACTAGACGTATAGGAAAAAAATGAAGgacatggctatgaaaatgaaaaattgAAAGGTGATCAGTCATGGTCCCTGGACGTTTGAGGGGTCGGAGTTGCCAAgtccgactgtagatgctctaGAGTAGGCCTACTCAAGCCATCCTATACATCTGGACGAATGACTTGGTTAATGACCAAGCACAAAAATGTGGCCCCTCCGGGCTTCTCAAATCGGTCCTAGACGATCGGGTTGTTCGACACCTCTTTTATTCAGCCCAAGTCTTTGAACAATATgagaaggcttgaacaagaccgagAGTGTCCGTCGTGTCGGATCCGACAGGCAGGACACA
This window encodes:
- the LOC123429000 gene encoding acyl transferase 15-like, with amino-acid sequence MSFAVSKCPPVMVRPSTEPAPGKTSATQVVQLSSWDSSYVGFQVAALLIFDGPVHQPVEAVKKGLSRALVHYQPVAGRLAAENGEDGGLLHVACTGEGVPFVAASAGYALEDHGLLDAPFSTSLLDDLAVSYPAGAEGCRRTDPLLLMQVTEFACGGFTVGVTWNHTLADGDGMAQFLQAVGELARAEADDVLGPSVAPVRDGRAVSLPLLSPPVVAAKQWLMLDRGGMGLVYLDVTVPVMLINRIKSEYKAAHSSDGGYCTTFEAAVAVLWRCRTRAIIGDYPDYDMSTPAPLAFFVNVRKHVGAAAGYYGNCAVAQLAFATTGEVAGAGDGGMNEVVDLIKRAKDRVPDLLRTLGAGGGAVEDMGEQEMAATFGYNALMVTSWRNIGFDRADFGAGAPARVVGRWQQSTVPGCMAFLSCRATADHGERLLTQCVREEHAAALLAELDKLAHAPSATDVW